The following proteins are encoded in a genomic region of Streptomyces sp. SLBN-31:
- a CDS encoding DinB family protein, translated as MDRDVVHAELRQAGAVFHALLDSASTEDLRRRSSGTRWTNEQLLYHMLFGYLVVLALLPLVRLFGRLPPGASRAWARLLNASTRPFDVINYWGAVGGARVYGHRRMGAKFDRTVAALSRRLNGERDTELARTMHFPVRWDPFFADTMTLEDVYRYPTRHFDFHRAQLTLDAPS; from the coding sequence ATGGACCGGGACGTCGTGCACGCGGAGCTCCGGCAGGCCGGTGCGGTCTTCCACGCGCTGCTGGACTCGGCGAGCACCGAGGACCTGCGCCGCCGAAGCAGCGGAACCCGCTGGACCAATGAACAGCTGCTCTACCACATGCTGTTCGGCTACCTCGTCGTCCTGGCCCTGCTGCCCCTTGTACGGCTCTTCGGCCGTCTTCCGCCGGGCGCGAGCCGCGCCTGGGCGCGTCTGCTGAACGCTTCGACGCGCCCGTTCGACGTGATCAACTACTGGGGGGCCGTGGGCGGTGCCCGGGTGTACGGCCACCGCCGCATGGGCGCGAAGTTCGATCGCACCGTCGCGGCACTCTCCCGCCGCCTGAACGGCGAGCGGGACACGGAGTTGGCACGGACGATGCACTTCCCCGTGCGGTGGGACCCGTTCTTCGCGGACACCATGACCCTCGAGGACGTCTACCGGTATCCCACCAGACACTTCGACTTCCACCGCGCCCAGCTCACCCTCGACGCCCCCTCCTGA
- a CDS encoding metalloregulator ArsR/SmtB family transcription factor: protein MADTTTAASKARLYDAFAVSGKALASGKRLELLDLLAQGERTVDALAKAAGLNLTTASAHLQTLKQAGFVATRREGVRIHYRLAGDDVARLFALLRKVAERHQAAVPPARDAYLGADGARGISRDELRARAKAGEVVVLDVRPLEEYLAGHIPGARSIPVGELADRIAELPEESEIVVYCRGEYCVLAHDAVRLLTDHGRRAIRLDDGMLEWRLAELPVDSGDPT from the coding sequence ATGGCGGACACCACGACAGCGGCTTCGAAGGCGCGGCTGTACGACGCTTTCGCGGTCAGCGGCAAGGCGCTGGCCAGCGGAAAGCGTCTGGAGCTGCTCGATCTGCTGGCCCAGGGCGAGCGCACGGTCGACGCCCTGGCGAAGGCGGCCGGACTCAATCTCACGACGGCCTCGGCGCATCTGCAGACCCTCAAGCAGGCCGGATTCGTCGCCACCCGACGCGAGGGTGTACGCATCCACTACCGGCTGGCCGGGGACGACGTGGCCCGGCTCTTCGCGTTGCTGCGCAAGGTCGCCGAGCGCCACCAGGCCGCCGTACCCCCCGCCCGGGACGCCTACCTGGGCGCGGACGGCGCTCGGGGGATCAGCCGCGACGAGCTGCGCGCCCGCGCGAAGGCGGGTGAGGTGGTGGTGCTGGACGTGCGGCCGCTGGAGGAGTACCTCGCCGGACACATTCCCGGCGCGCGCTCCATCCCGGTCGGCGAACTGGCCGACCGCATCGCCGAGTTGCCCGAGGAGTCGGAGATCGTCGTGTACTGCCGCGGCGAGTACTGCGTGCTGGCCCACGACGCCGTCCGGCTGCTCACCGATCACGGGCGCCGGGCGATCCGTCTCGACGACGGCATGCTGGAGTGGCGACTGGCCGAACTGCCCGTCGACTCGGGTGATCCCACCTGA
- a CDS encoding response regulator transcription factor, with translation MSATVLVVEDEREIRELLRRYLERAGYGVLTTGSGAEAVRLLADRGVDLTLLDLGLPDVDGDEVLREAHDRGGVPVVVLTARTSVEDRIHGLRLGADDYVTKPFSPTEVVLRVGAVLQRARGTAAGAAPLQSYGGGRLRVDEGRHEVVLEGAAVELTPTEWGLLTTLAAVPGRVYSRYELVNRVRGYEFAGYERTIDSHVKNLRHKLGARGPELVETVLGVGYRLGWSRDP, from the coding sequence ATGTCCGCCACGGTGCTCGTCGTCGAGGACGAGAGGGAGATCCGCGAGCTGTTGCGCCGCTATCTGGAGCGTGCCGGGTACGGGGTGCTGACCACCGGGTCCGGCGCGGAGGCCGTACGGCTGCTCGCCGACAGGGGCGTCGACCTGACGCTGCTCGATCTGGGGCTGCCGGACGTCGACGGCGACGAGGTGCTGCGCGAGGCCCACGACCGGGGTGGCGTGCCGGTGGTGGTGCTCACCGCGCGCACGAGCGTCGAGGACCGCATCCACGGGCTCCGGCTGGGCGCCGACGACTACGTGACGAAGCCGTTCAGCCCGACCGAGGTGGTGCTCAGGGTGGGGGCGGTGCTGCAGCGGGCACGCGGAACGGCCGCGGGGGCGGCACCGCTCCAGTCGTACGGCGGCGGCCGGCTGCGCGTCGACGAGGGCCGGCACGAGGTCGTCCTGGAAGGCGCGGCCGTGGAACTGACGCCCACCGAGTGGGGCCTGCTCACCACGCTGGCGGCGGTGCCGGGCCGGGTGTATTCGCGCTACGAGCTGGTCAACCGTGTGCGGGGCTACGAGTTCGCCGGGTACGAGCGGACGATCGACTCGCATGTGAAGAACCTTCGGCACAAGCTCGGGGCCCGCGGTCCCGAGCTGGTGGAGACGGTGCTGGGCGTGGGCTACCGGCTGGGGTGGTCCCGTGACCCGTGA
- a CDS encoding class I SAM-dependent methyltransferase — MEAADWDQRYRGSELVWRAEPNRFVEEELRDLRPFGRAVDLAAGEGRNAVWLAERGWEVDAVDFSGVALEKAERLAADRGVRLRTVRADLTAWTAQPSTYGLALISCLHLPWPRMARVLTRAADCVRTGGTLLLVGHDAANPARGHGGPQDPGVLYTPEQVADLWRPLADIVRAETVARPVTDAGGVGRTALDALVRAVRN, encoded by the coding sequence GTGGAGGCAGCGGACTGGGACCAGCGGTACCGGGGCAGCGAACTGGTGTGGCGGGCCGAGCCCAACCGGTTCGTCGAGGAGGAGCTGCGCGACCTTCGCCCGTTCGGGCGGGCGGTCGACCTCGCGGCCGGCGAGGGCCGTAACGCGGTCTGGCTGGCGGAGCGCGGCTGGGAGGTGGACGCCGTGGATTTCTCCGGCGTGGCGCTCGAGAAGGCCGAGCGGCTGGCCGCCGACCGCGGTGTGCGGCTGCGTACCGTCCGGGCCGACCTCACGGCCTGGACGGCCCAGCCGTCGACGTACGGCCTCGCCCTGATCTCCTGTCTCCACCTGCCGTGGCCTCGGATGGCCCGGGTGCTGACCCGGGCCGCCGACTGCGTCCGCACGGGCGGAACCCTCCTGCTGGTGGGCCACGACGCGGCCAATCCGGCGCGCGGCCACGGCGGCCCGCAGGACCCGGGCGTGCTGTACACGCCGGAGCAGGTCGCCGACCTGTGGCGACCGCTCGCCGACATCGTGCGGGCCGAGACGGTCGCCCGGCCGGTGACCGACGCCGGGGGAGTCGGCCGTACGGCCCTCGACGCACTCGTACGCGCCGTGCGGAACTGA
- a CDS encoding cell wall metabolism sensor histidine kinase WalK, with translation MTREPPTAGPGGLGPLGRRLFAAFAVVALASVALLTAAALVGAGRGLGSAHQADRQHTATRVAAAAADAYRAAGGWSTADLSTTRSIAAGAGAALTVRDAEGGMMSGGSGEGTGPGAEDDHGMTGSGHGQHGQGSGPTASAGVVVDGRTVGSVHLVFPAGSGSAGLDVAWGWVAAAAAGALVLALAVSWFVTRRLTAPVVRVAASARALAAGDRTARARVDAPGELGDLAAAFDAMADDVSHAEQARHRLAADVAHELRTPLASLQAGLEELRDGYADPSARRLASLHDQALRLGRIVDDLGELADAESARLALRPAEVDLTALAVAAVAEREAELRTAGLTVRTVPGPAPLPVRADADRLHQALGNLLSNTARHCRPGDTVTVTTSATPAEAVVEVADTGPGIPTDELPHVFDRLWRGARARSGGGSGIGLAVVKELVTAHGGTVAASSGPEGGTRMTLRLPRAAPPSSSPLRQGAVAEPRVASRANTPRGI, from the coding sequence GTGACCCGTGAACCCCCTACGGCCGGTCCGGGCGGGCTCGGCCCCCTCGGCCGCCGGTTGTTCGCCGCCTTCGCCGTGGTCGCGCTGGCGTCCGTGGCCCTGCTGACGGCCGCGGCCCTCGTCGGCGCCGGCCGCGGCCTCGGCAGCGCCCATCAGGCCGACCGGCAGCACACCGCCACCAGGGTCGCCGCGGCAGCCGCCGACGCCTATCGGGCGGCGGGCGGCTGGTCCACGGCAGACCTGTCGACCACGCGCTCCATCGCCGCCGGAGCCGGAGCGGCGCTCACGGTCCGCGACGCGGAGGGCGGGATGATGTCCGGCGGCTCCGGCGAGGGGACCGGCCCCGGGGCCGAGGACGACCACGGCATGACCGGCTCGGGTCACGGTCAGCACGGACAGGGCAGCGGCCCCACTGCGAGCGCCGGCGTGGTGGTGGACGGCCGCACCGTCGGCTCGGTGCACCTGGTCTTCCCGGCCGGCTCCGGGTCCGCGGGCCTGGACGTCGCCTGGGGCTGGGTGGCCGCTGCCGCCGCCGGTGCGCTGGTCCTGGCCCTGGCCGTGAGCTGGTTCGTCACCCGGCGCCTGACCGCGCCCGTGGTCCGGGTCGCCGCGAGCGCCCGGGCGCTGGCCGCCGGGGACCGCACCGCGCGCGCCCGCGTCGACGCGCCCGGCGAACTCGGCGACCTCGCCGCCGCCTTCGACGCCATGGCGGACGACGTCTCCCACGCCGAGCAGGCCCGTCACCGGCTCGCCGCCGACGTCGCCCACGAGCTGCGCACGCCTCTGGCCTCCCTGCAGGCGGGGCTGGAGGAACTGCGCGACGGCTACGCCGACCCGTCGGCCCGGCGCCTGGCCTCCCTGCACGACCAGGCACTGCGGCTGGGACGGATCGTCGACGATCTCGGGGAGCTGGCGGACGCCGAGTCGGCCCGGCTGGCGCTGCGGCCGGCCGAAGTGGATCTGACCGCACTGGCCGTCGCGGCCGTGGCCGAGCGGGAGGCCGAACTGCGCACCGCCGGACTGACCGTGCGCACCGTCCCCGGCCCCGCTCCCCTGCCGGTCCGGGCGGACGCGGACCGGCTGCACCAGGCGCTCGGCAACCTGCTCAGCAACACCGCCCGCCACTGCCGTCCCGGCGACACCGTGACCGTCACGACCTCCGCCACGCCCGCCGAGGCGGTCGTGGAGGTGGCCGACACCGGTCCGGGCATTCCCACCGACGAACTGCCCCACGTCTTCGACCGCCTGTGGCGCGGAGCGCGCGCCCGGTCCGGCGGGGGCAGCGGGATCGGGCTCGCCGTCGTCAAGGAACTCGTCACCGCTCACGGCGGCACCGTCGCCGCCTCCTCCGGTCCGGAGGGCGGGACGCGGATGACCCTCCGGCTGCCCAGGGCCGCGCCCCCGAGCAGCTCACCACTGCGCCAAGGGGCCGTCGCCGAGCCGCGAGTTGCCTCGCGGGCAAATACCCCCAGGGGTATTTGA
- a CDS encoding DUF2202 domain-containing protein, translating to MKRNMKIATAVAAGALAIGGVLTVGPVTADPGGAVPVAARTMSHGGPAMGDHRARGYGDDATGMRHHDGPCTGSGLASRGTLTAAQRTTLTGTAEEEKLAHDLYTAFAARYDARVFEHIAAAETGHLTAVRTLLDRYDVTDPTAGHRAGVFTDPAVQATYDRLLKQGQGGLDAALKVGRTVEADDIAALTEALPGLTAPDARQVYTHLLTSSERHQEAFDHWIADE from the coding sequence ATGAAGCGCAACATGAAGATCGCCACGGCGGTCGCCGCGGGCGCCCTCGCCATCGGCGGCGTCCTGACGGTGGGGCCGGTGACCGCGGACCCCGGCGGCGCCGTACCGGTGGCCGCCCGGACCATGTCCCACGGCGGGCCGGCGATGGGCGACCACCGGGCACGCGGGTACGGCGACGACGCCACCGGCATGCGGCACCACGACGGGCCCTGCACGGGGAGCGGCCTGGCCTCGCGAGGCACGCTGACGGCCGCCCAGAGGACCACACTGACCGGCACGGCCGAGGAGGAGAAGCTCGCGCACGACCTGTACACGGCGTTCGCCGCGCGCTACGACGCGCGGGTCTTCGAGCACATCGCGGCAGCCGAGACCGGGCACCTGACAGCCGTCCGCACCCTCCTGGACCGCTACGACGTCACGGACCCGACCGCGGGGCACCGGGCCGGCGTGTTCACCGATCCGGCCGTACAGGCCACCTATGACCGGCTGCTGAAACAGGGCCAGGGCGGCCTGGACGCGGCCCTGAAGGTCGGCCGCACGGTCGAGGCCGACGACATAGCCGCGCTGACCGAGGCACTGCCGGGGCTCACCGCCCCGGACGCGCGCCAGGTGTACACGCACCTGCTCACCTCCTCGGAGCGGCACCAGGAGGCCTTCGACCACTGGATCGCCGACGAGTGA
- a CDS encoding FAD/NAD(P)-binding oxidoreductase: MAATPSPSDAPLDGRHRVVVIGGGSAGISVAARLRRAGITDITLIEPSDTHWYQPLWTLVGGGQAPLSGTRRPEGSVIPDGVHWIRRRAVAVDAEARTVRLSGGDHLSYEFLVMAPGIQLDWNGVPGLAEAVGHDVVSSNYAPEYAPRTWDLIKRMRSGTAVFTHPATPLKCGGAPQKIAYLAADHWRRQKVLGDIRVVLVIPDPSMFKVPAWSQVLEKVAARYGIEVRLRSEMTAVDGDARELTVTDHANGTKETLGYDFLHAVPPQSAPDWVKESPLADPTSPQGFVAADKHTLRHPLHDNVFALGDVANLPTSKTGAAVRKQAPVVAGNLLEVMNGRSPSHRYDGYTSCPLVTARDRMLLAEFDYDLKPTPTFPLLDPFKERRSMWLFKRYGLPPVYWHGMLTGRL; this comes from the coding sequence TTGGCCGCCACCCCTTCCCCCTCCGACGCACCGCTCGACGGCCGTCACCGCGTCGTCGTCATCGGTGGAGGCAGCGCCGGGATCAGCGTCGCTGCCCGCCTCAGGCGCGCCGGCATCACCGACATCACTCTGATCGAACCGTCCGACACCCACTGGTACCAGCCGCTGTGGACCCTCGTCGGCGGCGGTCAGGCCCCGCTGAGCGGCACCCGGCGCCCGGAGGGCTCCGTCATACCCGACGGCGTGCACTGGATCCGTCGCCGCGCCGTGGCCGTGGACGCCGAAGCCCGTACGGTGCGGCTGTCCGGCGGCGACCACCTGAGCTACGAGTTCCTGGTCATGGCGCCCGGCATCCAGCTCGACTGGAACGGCGTGCCGGGTCTGGCCGAAGCGGTCGGCCACGACGTGGTCAGCAGCAACTACGCGCCCGAGTACGCCCCGCGCACCTGGGACCTCATCAAGCGGATGCGGTCCGGCACGGCCGTCTTCACCCACCCGGCCACCCCGCTGAAGTGCGGCGGCGCCCCGCAGAAGATCGCCTACCTGGCCGCCGACCACTGGCGCCGGCAGAAGGTCCTCGGCGACATCCGCGTCGTCCTCGTCATCCCCGACCCCTCGATGTTCAAGGTGCCCGCCTGGTCGCAGGTCCTGGAGAAGGTCGCCGCCCGCTACGGCATCGAGGTGCGACTGCGCTCCGAGATGACGGCCGTCGACGGCGACGCCCGCGAACTCACCGTCACCGACCACGCGAACGGTACGAAGGAGACCCTCGGCTACGACTTTCTGCACGCCGTGCCCCCGCAGAGCGCACCCGACTGGGTCAAGGAGAGCCCCCTCGCCGACCCCACCAGCCCGCAGGGCTTCGTCGCCGCCGACAAACACACCCTCCGACACCCGCTCCACGACAACGTCTTCGCCCTCGGCGACGTGGCGAACCTGCCGACCTCCAAGACCGGCGCGGCCGTGCGCAAGCAGGCCCCGGTCGTGGCCGGCAATCTGCTGGAGGTCATGAACGGCCGGTCCCCGTCCCACCGTTACGACGGCTACACGTCCTGCCCGCTGGTGACGGCCCGGGACCGGATGCTGCTCGCCGAGTTCGACTACGACCTGAAGCCCACCCCGACGTTCCCGCTGCTCGACCCCTTCAAGGAGCGGCGCAGCATGTGGCTGTTCAAACGGTACGGACTGCCGCCGGTCTACTGGCACGGCATGCTCACCGGCCGCCTCTGA
- a CDS encoding rhodanese-like domain-containing protein has product MFFAQYYLDCLSQASYMIADETTGKAVVVDPRRDVSEYLADAAAHGFTIEAVVNTHFHADFLAGHLELADRTGAWIGYGQRAEAEYPIRKLTDGERIGLGDVQLQILETPGHTPESISVVVYEHADDAVPYGVLTGDALFIGDVGRPDLLASIGVTADELGTMLYDTIQHKLMALPDAVRVFPAHGAGSACGKNLSTQRQSTIGEQRVSNYACRPMSRERFVELVTAGQPSAPAYFVYDAILNRKEHGLFDAAAAPLPLSAEEFMRRRADGAVVLDARSPQDFAAGHLRGSVNVPADGRFAEQAGMVVAPDQDVVVIAPQDREEEIVTRLARIGFDKVGGYLREPEGAFPALAEEMAQASRLTADELRSALAGAEPPLVLDVRNTAEREEGSIEGSAHIPLAELARRVEEIPADRPLVVHCAGGHRSSIAASLLRHAGRTDVSDLLGGYGAWLALPAPADV; this is encoded by the coding sequence ATGTTCTTCGCCCAGTACTACCTCGACTGCCTCTCCCAGGCGTCCTACATGATCGCCGACGAGACCACCGGCAAGGCCGTCGTCGTCGACCCGCGCCGCGACGTCTCCGAGTACCTCGCCGACGCCGCGGCCCACGGTTTCACCATCGAGGCCGTCGTCAACACCCACTTCCACGCCGACTTCCTCGCCGGCCACCTGGAGCTCGCCGACCGCACCGGCGCCTGGATCGGCTACGGACAGCGCGCCGAGGCCGAGTACCCGATCCGCAAGCTGACCGACGGCGAGCGCATCGGCCTCGGCGACGTGCAGCTGCAGATCCTCGAAACCCCCGGCCACACCCCGGAGTCGATCAGCGTCGTGGTGTACGAGCACGCCGACGACGCGGTGCCCTACGGGGTCCTCACGGGCGACGCGCTGTTCATCGGCGACGTCGGACGGCCGGATCTGCTGGCCTCCATCGGCGTGACCGCCGACGAGCTCGGCACGATGCTGTACGACACCATCCAGCACAAGCTGATGGCCCTGCCGGACGCGGTGCGGGTCTTCCCCGCCCACGGCGCGGGCTCCGCCTGCGGCAAGAACCTCTCCACCCAGCGCCAGTCGACCATCGGCGAGCAGCGCGTCAGCAACTACGCGTGCCGGCCGATGAGCCGGGAGAGGTTCGTGGAGCTGGTGACCGCGGGACAGCCCTCGGCGCCCGCCTACTTCGTCTACGACGCCATCCTCAACCGCAAGGAGCACGGCCTGTTCGACGCGGCCGCCGCACCCCTGCCGCTGTCCGCCGAGGAGTTCATGCGGCGGCGTGCGGACGGGGCCGTCGTGCTCGACGCCCGCTCCCCGCAGGACTTCGCGGCCGGTCATCTGCGCGGCTCGGTCAACGTGCCCGCCGACGGCCGCTTCGCCGAGCAGGCCGGCATGGTCGTGGCACCCGATCAGGACGTCGTCGTCATAGCGCCGCAGGACCGGGAGGAGGAGATCGTCACCCGGCTCGCGAGGATCGGTTTCGACAAGGTCGGCGGATACCTGCGGGAGCCCGAGGGCGCCTTCCCCGCGCTGGCCGAGGAGATGGCGCAGGCCAGTCGGCTCACCGCGGACGAGCTGCGCTCGGCACTCGCCGGAGCGGAGCCCCCGCTGGTCCTGGATGTGCGCAACACCGCCGAGCGCGAAGAGGGCTCCATCGAGGGCTCCGCGCACATCCCCCTGGCCGAACTCGCCCGCCGCGTCGAGGAGATCCCGGCCGACCGCCCCCTGGTCGTGCACTGCGCCGGCGGCCACCGCTCCTCCATCGCCGCCAGCCTGCTGCGCCACGCGGGCCGCACCGACGTCTCCGACCTGCTCGGCGGCTACGGCGCCTGGCTCGCCCTCCCCGCACCCGCCGACGTGTGA
- a CDS encoding MFS transporter has product MSPAATSPVQLGLRENRLQFTLLVIVNVCVGGLVGLERTTVPLIGARTFGLTSDLAVFSFIIAFGLTKALTNLAAGALTARYRRKQLLVVGWLLGIPVPFALAWAPSWGWIVAANVLLGVNQGLTWSMTVNMKIDLVGPARRGLATGLNEAAGYTAVGATALFTGYLATTHGLRPAPELIGVVFVAAGLALSLVVRDTAAHVALELARHAQPPPAREDTGLKVTFARTSWHDRSLRGASQAGLVNNLNDGLTWGVFPLLFTDHGLGIAAVGLIKGLYPILWGLGQIPTGHLADRIGRKPLIVTGMFVQAGGFVLALVLLSRPLAAGILSAVALGLGTAMVYPALIASVSDHAHPSWRANALGTYRFWRDIGYAAGALVAGVLADAFGLNATVVAAAVLTAASGVLAARWITERHAATPR; this is encoded by the coding sequence GTGAGCCCCGCCGCGACCAGCCCCGTACAGCTCGGGCTGCGCGAGAACCGGCTGCAGTTCACGCTGCTGGTCATCGTCAACGTCTGCGTCGGCGGGCTGGTCGGGCTGGAGCGCACCACCGTCCCGCTGATCGGCGCCCGCACCTTCGGACTGACCAGCGACCTGGCGGTCTTCTCCTTCATCATCGCCTTCGGCCTCACCAAGGCCCTGACGAACCTGGCCGCCGGAGCGCTGACGGCCCGCTACCGCCGCAAGCAACTGCTGGTGGTCGGCTGGCTTCTCGGCATTCCCGTCCCCTTCGCGCTCGCCTGGGCACCCTCCTGGGGATGGATCGTCGCCGCCAACGTGCTGCTCGGCGTCAACCAGGGCCTGACCTGGTCGATGACCGTCAACATGAAGATCGACCTCGTCGGCCCGGCCCGCCGCGGCCTCGCCACCGGCCTGAACGAGGCCGCCGGATACACCGCCGTCGGTGCCACCGCCCTGTTCACCGGCTACCTCGCCACCACCCACGGACTGCGCCCGGCTCCCGAACTCATCGGCGTCGTCTTCGTCGCCGCCGGACTGGCCCTCTCGCTCGTCGTCCGCGACACCGCCGCCCACGTCGCCCTCGAACTCGCCCGGCACGCCCAGCCACCGCCCGCCCGGGAGGACACCGGCCTGAAGGTCACCTTCGCGCGCACCTCCTGGCACGACCGTTCGCTGCGCGGAGCCAGCCAGGCCGGACTCGTCAACAACCTCAACGACGGGCTGACCTGGGGCGTCTTCCCCCTGCTGTTCACCGACCACGGCCTCGGCATCGCCGCCGTCGGACTGATCAAGGGCCTCTACCCCATCCTCTGGGGCCTGGGGCAGATCCCCACCGGCCACCTCGCCGACCGCATCGGGCGCAAACCGCTCATCGTCACCGGCATGTTCGTCCAGGCCGGCGGCTTCGTACTCGCCCTGGTCCTGCTGTCGCGTCCGCTGGCGGCCGGCATCCTGTCCGCCGTCGCCCTCGGTCTGGGCACCGCCATGGTGTACCCGGCCCTCATCGCCTCCGTCTCCGACCACGCCCACCCGAGCTGGCGGGCCAACGCGCTGGGCACGTACCGCTTCTGGCGCGACATCGGCTACGCCGCCGGTGCCCTGGTCGCCGGTGTCCTCGCCGACGCCTTCGGCCTGAACGCGACCGTCGTCGCGGCCGCCGTCCTCACCGCCGCCTCCGGTGTGCTCGCCGCCCGCTGGATCACCGAGCGGCACGCGGCGACGCCGCGCTAG
- a CDS encoding rhodanese-like domain-containing protein — MAREATVDELAAAWADGGLVIDVREPDEYAAGHVPGARPMPLRTVPARCGELPAGRPVFVICASGNRSKSAADWMTARGIDAYSVAGGTGAWARAGRPIAVGPAERAA, encoded by the coding sequence ATGGCCCGAGAAGCAACAGTCGACGAGCTGGCGGCCGCCTGGGCCGACGGCGGACTCGTGATCGACGTACGAGAGCCCGACGAGTACGCGGCCGGGCACGTCCCGGGCGCCCGGCCGATGCCGTTGCGGACCGTGCCCGCCCGGTGCGGTGAACTGCCCGCCGGCCGACCCGTGTTCGTCATCTGCGCGAGCGGCAACCGGAGCAAGAGCGCCGCCGACTGGATGACCGCCCGCGGCATCGACGCCTACTCGGTGGCCGGCGGGACCGGCGCCTGGGCCCGCGCCGGCCGCCCGATCGCCGTCGGCCCCGCCGAACGCGCGGCCTGA
- a CDS encoding aminotransferase class V-fold PLP-dependent enzyme, whose translation MTDTTPLTVGSDLFPPAAPTLVERIRSGLIGDDEVLEGPYGPRRIVYADYTASGRSLDFVEDFIREQVLPRYGNTHTESSSTGLQTTRLREDARRIIRDAVGGTADDLVIFCGSGATAAVNKLVGILRLRGPDRAEPEQRPVVFVGPYEHHSNELPWRESVADVVVIDADADGHIDLDRLETELRRYADRPLLIGSFSAASNVTGILTDTDRVAALLHAHGALSFWDYAAAAPYIPIRTAESAPGAGDHKDALFLSPHKFVGGPQTPGVLVVRRELVRYAVPTAPGGGTVSFVDPLGHRYLDDPVAREEGGTPAIVESVRAGLVFALKQAVGTDTIQAAEERHWRYALARWDGNPGIEILGDHHARRLSIVSFRIRHGEHAYLHHNYVVALLNDLFGIQARGGCSCAGPYGHRLLAIDAATSHALRDEVAHGCDGIKYGWIRLNFNYFISDTVRDYLVDSVDLIATHGHRLLPDYRFDPHTGQWRHHDGPAEPPLRLTDVRFGADGRITAPAVRHPGLGEESLAGQLDRAREALAARPGRLDAGPTGLAADFERMRWFPLPPVCVEQTRPGAGCPD comes from the coding sequence ATGACCGACACCACCCCGCTGACCGTCGGCTCGGATCTGTTCCCACCGGCCGCGCCGACGCTCGTCGAACGGATCAGATCCGGCCTCATCGGCGACGACGAGGTACTGGAGGGGCCCTACGGCCCGAGACGGATCGTCTACGCCGACTACACCGCCTCCGGCCGCTCGCTGGACTTCGTCGAGGACTTCATCCGCGAACAGGTGCTGCCGCGCTACGGAAACACCCACACGGAGAGCTCCAGCACCGGCCTGCAGACGACCCGGCTGCGCGAGGACGCCCGCCGGATCATCCGGGACGCGGTCGGCGGCACCGCGGACGACCTGGTGATCTTCTGCGGTTCCGGCGCGACCGCCGCGGTCAACAAGCTGGTCGGCATCCTTCGGCTGCGGGGCCCGGACCGGGCGGAGCCGGAGCAGCGTCCGGTGGTGTTCGTCGGCCCGTACGAGCACCACTCCAACGAACTGCCGTGGCGCGAGTCGGTCGCCGACGTCGTGGTCATCGACGCGGACGCCGACGGCCACATCGATCTCGACCGGCTGGAGACGGAACTGCGGCGGTACGCCGACCGCCCGCTGCTGATCGGCAGTTTCTCCGCCGCGTCCAACGTCACCGGCATCCTCACCGACACCGACCGAGTCGCAGCCCTGCTGCACGCGCACGGCGCCCTGTCCTTCTGGGACTACGCGGCGGCGGCGCCGTACATCCCGATCCGGACGGCCGAGAGCGCGCCGGGGGCCGGAGACCACAAGGACGCGCTGTTCCTGTCGCCGCACAAGTTCGTCGGCGGCCCGCAGACCCCGGGCGTGCTCGTCGTGCGCCGCGAACTGGTGCGCTACGCGGTGCCCACGGCGCCCGGCGGGGGCACGGTGTCCTTCGTGGACCCGCTGGGCCACCGCTACCTCGACGACCCGGTGGCCCGGGAGGAGGGCGGCACCCCGGCTATCGTCGAGTCCGTCCGGGCCGGCCTGGTCTTCGCTCTCAAGCAGGCCGTCGGCACCGACACCATCCAGGCCGCCGAGGAACGGCACTGGCGGTACGCCCTCGCCCGCTGGGACGGCAACCCCGGCATCGAGATCCTCGGCGACCACCACGCGCGCCGGCTGTCCATCGTCTCCTTCCGCATCCGCCACGGCGAGCACGCGTATCTGCACCACAACTACGTCGTAGCCCTGCTCAACGACCTCTTCGGCATCCAGGCCCGCGGCGGCTGCTCCTGCGCCGGCCCCTACGGGCACCGCCTGCTCGCCATCGACGCCGCCACCTCCCACGCGCTGCGCGACGAGGTCGCGCACGGCTGCGACGGCATCAAGTACGGGTGGATACGCCTCAACTTCAACTATTTCATCAGCGACACCGTCCGCGACTACCTCGTCGACTCGGTCGACCTGATCGCCACACACGGCCACCGGCTCCTGCCCGACTACCGCTTCGACCCGCACACCGGGCAGTGGCGCCACCACGACGGACCCGCCGAGCCCCCGCTGCGGCTGACCGACGTGCGCTTCGGCGCCGACGGGCGGATCACCGCGCCGGCCGTGCGCCACCCGGGACTGGGCGAGGAGTCCCTGGCCGGACAGCTCGATCGCGCCCGCGAGGCACTGGCCGCCCGTCCCGGCCGTCTCGACGCGGGTCCGACCGGACTGGCCGCCGACTTCGAGCGGATGCGGTGGTTCCCGCTGCCGCCGGTCTGCGTGGAACAAACCCGGCCGGGAGCCGGTTGCCCCGACTGA